The sequence AACCAAACCAACAACAACAGCAGATAACAAACTTACTAAAGTTGCGCCATAAAGTATTTTTAAACTAAATCTAGCAACCTTAACAGATGCCTCTTTGCTAAGAGCTTGGATAGCTCCAATAATAATACCTATCGATGCAAAGTTTGCAAAAGAGATAAGAAAAACTGATATTACAGCTTTTGCATGTGAACTTAATTCAGAAGCATGCTTAACCATAAAGTCTATTGCAGCAAACTCATTCGTAACTATCTTAGTCCCCATGATTTGGCCAGCTAAATGAATTTCATTATTAGGAACATGTAAAATCCATGCAAATGGATAAAAAACATAACCTAATACCCCTGTAAAAGATATACCAAAGATAGAGATAAATAATGTATTTAGTAAACTTATTAGACCTATAAAACCTATCAACATTGCACATACAATTACAGCAACCTTGAAACCGTCTAATATATATTCTGTTAACATCTCAAAAAAGCTTTGCTTTTCAGGTGTTTCATCATATGTATCATGTAAGTTATCAAAGCTAATATCTTCTGATTTCTCATATGGATTAATAACCGTAAGAACAAAAAATGTTCCAAACATATTCATTACCATAGCAACTATCACAAACTTAGGATCAAAGCCATTTTTAACACTCAGCATTTGCATATACGCACCTGAGATAGCTAAAGATACTGTAGACATAGCTGTCGCTGCCATCGTATATAAAACATTTGATGGTAAATGTCCTATAATTTTTTTATACGCAATAAAGTTTTCTGATTGACCAACAGATAATGAACTTACCGCGTTGAATGATTCTAACTTCCCCATACCCGTAATTTTAGACAAAATAAAACCAACTATCTTAATAATGACAGGTAATATTTTAAAGTACTGCAAAATACCAATTAATGCAGACATAAGAACTATCGGCATACCAACAGTGAAGAAAAATATATGTCCGCCATCCATACCAGTAAGAGAACCAAAAATAAATCTTGTTCCATCATTAGCACACTTAAGCAACACATCAAAACCGCTAACGATAACACCAACTATATCTTCACCAATAGAGGATCTTAATAAGAAATAAGCTAACAATACTTGTACAACTAATATTATTGCCAGATAGTTATAACGTATCTTTTTTCTATCACTACTCCACAAAAAAGATAAAATAAAAACAGTTGCCACGCCTAAAATAAAAAACATTAATTTAGTAATCATTATTCTCTTGCCCTAAGTTATTTAATAAGTTGTCTAAAAGACCACTTACACCAAATCTAAAAGTTCTTGGATTTACATAATTATTGCTGAGTATCTTATCAGCTAATTCAACATATGCAACTGCTTGCGAGCAATCTCTTATCCCACCAGAGGCCTTAAATCCAACCTTTTTGTTTAGCTTTTCAATAGTTTTCAACATAGTCTCAGCAGCTTCAAGAGTTGCTCCAACTTTAGTTTTCCCTGTTGATGTCTTTATAAAGTCAGCCCCTGATTTTATAGCATCAGATGATACTTTTTCAATCAGTTCTAGAGACTGTAGCTCTCCAGACTCTATTATTACTTTAAGAGTTTTATCATTACATAGCTCTTTAACCTGAGAAACCATATTTCTTGAGTTCTCAGATTCACCATCTTTAATATACTCTTTATAATCTATAACTAAATCAATCTCATCTGCACCTAGTGTTAAAGCTTGTTTTGTTTCACTAAGAACATCTTCTAGATTAGCATCACCCTTAGGGAAATTAACTACAGTAGCAACTTTAAAATCTACACCTAACTCTTTTTTAACTATTGGAATAAATTCTTTGAATACACATAAAGCTGCAACACTTCCTAGAGAATTTCTAGCTTTAGAACATAACTTAAGGATATCTTTATCTGTGTCGTTATCACCTAATAGCGTCAAATCCATAAGTGATACTATTTTTTCTTTACTAACCATCTGTTTTCTCAAAAATTGATTTACCAAAGTTTAATGGCTCGATGCCCATAAAGTCAGCAATACTTTGGCCAATATCTGCAAACGTATCTCTTTGACCAATGAACTCAGAGTCTATATTTTTGCCCCAAAGTAAAAATGGCACACATTCTCTTGTATGATCAGAGCCTGGAGCTGTTGGATCACAGCCATGATCTGCAGCTAATACTACAATAGTATCATCATCTAAAAGTTTATCTAGATCAGGAATTCTTCCATCTAAATATTCTAAGGCTTTACCATAACCCTTAGGGTTTCTACGATGTCCATAACTTGAGTCTAAATCAACAAAGTTAGTAAATATAAGTGTATTTCCTTTTGCTAACTTATATTCAGATATTGTTTTATCAAAAAGCTCTTCTAGACCTGTTGCTTTAAGCTGCTTACTAATACCTTGATTTGCATAAATATCAGCAATTTTCCCAATCGAAACAACCTTTCCACCAGCTTGCTTTAGTTTATCTAATAAAGTTGGTGCAGGAGGTAAAATTGAGAAATCCTTACGATTACCTGTACGAACATACTCGTCAGCAGATTCTCCAATAAATGGACGTGCAATAACCCTACCAACTTTCATACCCATTTCATCAAGAACTTCTCGAGCAACTTTACAAATCTCTAGTAACTTATCTAAACCAAAATAATCCTCATGAGCAGCTACCTGAAAGACACTATCTGCTGATGTATATACTATAGGCTTCTTTGTTACACAACTTTCACAGCCATGCTCTTTAAGAACTTCTGTTCCTGATGCATGTCCTGCATCTATGAAGCCATCTTTAAGTCCCGCTCTTTCTATCCACTTATCTATGAACTCTTGATCAAAACAACTTTGGTCTTCTTTTGCTGTAAAATAATACCAATCAAACATAACTGGTACACCAGCAAGCTCCCAGTGCCCACTAGGAGTATCTTTGCCTCTACTTATCTCAGCGCAATAACCATACTTCGAGTTTATAACACTATCATCAGCCCCAGAAATATCTTGAGCTAGTGGAGCCTTTCTATTATGCTCAGCTGCAGCTTTAAGCCCTCTTTTTGATAGATTTGGTAACTTAATACTCATACCATTTTTACTAAAATACTCAACAATATGCCCTAAAGTGTCTGAACCTTGATCACCAAATTGTAAAGCATCAGGTGCTTCACCGATACCAAATGAATCAAAGAGTAAAACAACTACTTTTTTATTTTTTAACATTTATAAAACCTTTTTGATTTTAATTATTCTCTAAAAACGCGATTCTTATTCCACGTAAAATTAAATCAGGAGATACTTCATCAAATATTCCTTCATCTTTAAATAAACTAGCGAAACCACCAGTTGCTATAGTATACACATTATCACTATCTAACTCTTCTAAAGTTTTGTTTTTAAGCTCTCTCAGCGCACCTAAATGACCATAATATAGTCCTGAACGAATATTAGTTTTCGTATCATAACCTATAGCAACTTCTGGCTTTACAATAGTCACTGATGACAACTGCGATGCACCTTGACATAAAGCATTTAATGAAAGCTTAACACCTGGCATAATAGAGCCACTTAGATACTTTCTATTTTTGGTAACAACATCAAACGTCGTTGCTGTCCCTAAGTCAATTATTAGTAAATCTCTATCTGGGTGATCTGCTAAAGCTCCAATACAACTAGCAATTCGATCCGCTCCTACTTGATGAGCCTCAACTGCTGACATATCAAGTCCTGTATTATCCATACTAATAAAAAATGGTTTTATATCAAAATATTTTATAACAGCTGATCCTAATGAATAATTCAGGTGTGGCACTACAGATGATATTGCGCAACCACTAATTCTATTTAAATCTACAGAATTTTCTCTTAGAGCTTGCTTTAAAAAAACACCCATCTGATCAGAAGTTGAATCAACTGATGATGTAGCATATCTAATTTGACTAACTATTTTCTCACCTTCAAAAACTCCAATATGTATATGAGAGTTACCTACATCCATTACTAATAGCATAATAAATCCTAATATATTTAATGTGCCTGATCCCAGTTATCACCAGTATCGACATTGACTTCTAAAGGTACACTAAGCTTCACAGCTTGTTCCATTATACCTTTTATTTTTGCAGAAGCTTCTTCAACTTTAGTTCTTTGAACTTCAAAAACCAGCTCATCATGAACCTGCATTACCATTTTAACTTCGCTATTATACTCCTGTGAAATCACAGTGTTAACCTCTATCATTGCTTTTTTTATAATATCAGCGGCTGTTCCTTGCATTGGCGCATTAATAGCAGCCCTTTCAGCAGCATTTCTTTGCATTACATTTCTTGAACTAATTTCAGGCAAGTATAGTCTTCGACCTAGTATTGTTTCAACATAGCCATTTTTTTTAGCGAACTCTTTAGCTGTAGTCATATATTCTTTAACTTTTGGATAACGGTTAAAATATACATCGATATATTCTTGTGCCTCACCACGAGGTATTTCAAGCTGTTTTGCTAAACCAAAAGCACTCATACCATAGATAAGACCAAAGTTTATAGCTTTTGCCCTTCTTCTTTGCTCACTTGAAACTTCATCCAGCTGGATACCCAAAACCTCAGCAGCTGTTGCACTGTGGATATCTAGCCCTTCGTTAAAAGCTTTTAGAAGATTCTCATCTTTTGATAAATGTGCCATGATTCTAAGTTCAATCTGCGAATAATCTGCAGCAACTACACAACATCCTTCTTCAGCAATGAATGCTTGTCTGATTTTACGACCCTCAGGGCTTTTGATTGGTATATTTTGTAAGTTTGGATCTGAAGATGATAGTCTTCCTGTGACAGTTCCTGTTTGATTATATGAAGTATGAGCCCTTGAGTTGCTATCTAACATTTTAGGAAGCTTATCGGTATAAGTATTTTTTAGCTTTGATAAGTGGCGGTATTTCATAATTAATGCAGCTATCTCATACTCCTCAGCTAGTTGAACTAGCACTTCTTCAGATGTTGAAGCTTGTCCTTTGGCAGTTTTTTTAACAGCTGGAATCTCCATCTTTTCAAAAAGAATTTCTCTTAATTGTACAGGAGATGATAAATTAAACTCTTGCCCAGCAAGCTTATAGCACTGCTCTTGAATT is a genomic window of Francisella sp. LA112445 containing:
- a CDS encoding nucleoside transporter C-terminal domain-containing protein produces the protein MITKLMFFILGVATVFILSFLWSSDRKKIRYNYLAIILVVQVLLAYFLLRSSIGEDIVGVIVSGFDVLLKCANDGTRFIFGSLTGMDGGHIFFFTVGMPIVLMSALIGILQYFKILPVIIKIVGFILSKITGMGKLESFNAVSSLSVGQSENFIAYKKIIGHLPSNVLYTMAATAMSTVSLAISGAYMQMLSVKNGFDPKFVIVAMVMNMFGTFFVLTVINPYEKSEDISFDNLHDTYDETPEKQSFFEMLTEYILDGFKVAVIVCAMLIGFIGLISLLNTLFISIFGISFTGVLGYVFYPFAWILHVPNNEIHLAGQIMGTKIVTNEFAAIDFMVKHASELSSHAKAVISVFLISFANFASIGIIIGAIQALSKEASVKVARFSLKILYGATLVSLLSAVVVGLVV
- the deoC gene encoding deoxyribose-phosphate aldolase, with the translated sequence MVNQFLRKQMVSKEKIVSLMDLTLLGDNDTDKDILKLCSKARNSLGSVAALCVFKEFIPIVKKELGVDFKVATVVNFPKGDANLEDVLSETKQALTLGADEIDLVIDYKEYIKDGESENSRNMVSQVKELCNDKTLKVIIESGELQSLELIEKVSSDAIKSGADFIKTSTGKTKVGATLEAAETMLKTIEKLNKKVGFKASGGIRDCSQAVAYVELADKILSNNYVNPRTFRFGVSGLLDNLLNNLGQENNDY
- a CDS encoding phosphopentomutase, with translation MLKNKKVVVLLFDSFGIGEAPDALQFGDQGSDTLGHIVEYFSKNGMSIKLPNLSKRGLKAAAEHNRKAPLAQDISGADDSVINSKYGYCAEISRGKDTPSGHWELAGVPVMFDWYYFTAKEDQSCFDQEFIDKWIERAGLKDGFIDAGHASGTEVLKEHGCESCVTKKPIVYTSADSVFQVAAHEDYFGLDKLLEICKVAREVLDEMGMKVGRVIARPFIGESADEYVRTGNRKDFSILPPAPTLLDKLKQAGGKVVSIGKIADIYANQGISKQLKATGLEELFDKTISEYKLAKGNTLIFTNFVDLDSSYGHRRNPKGYGKALEYLDGRIPDLDKLLDDDTIVVLAADHGCDPTAPGSDHTRECVPFLLWGKNIDSEFIGQRDTFADIGQSIADFMGIEPLNFGKSIFEKTDG
- a CDS encoding type III pantothenate kinase yields the protein MLLVMDVGNSHIHIGVFEGEKIVSQIRYATSSVDSTSDQMGVFLKQALRENSVDLNRISGCAISSVVPHLNYSLGSAVIKYFDIKPFFISMDNTGLDMSAVEAHQVGADRIASCIGALADHPDRDLLIIDLGTATTFDVVTKNRKYLSGSIMPGVKLSLNALCQGASQLSSVTIVKPEVAIGYDTKTNIRSGLYYGHLGALRELKNKTLEELDSDNVYTIATGGFASLFKDEGIFDEVSPDLILRGIRIAFLENN